aaataatatagtattattatgtattcgCTTGCTTTTTCAGAGTTtcgtaaattatagatttgttacaatttgttacaattggttcattttattcaattgaactctttttaaatttcttttttcttttttcgttagaATTACCTGTTCCTGTTCTGGGTGATCTCTCTGAGGTAACACTTTTAGCTCAAAGATTGCACAAAGGTAGCAATCCAGCTAAATTGAATCTCACTTACTCGGATATATGCAATTTGGATACAATAGAGGTAAACTTAGTGCCTGAAAAGAAGGGAATCTTTTTGAAACATGTGGAATACCAAGTGACCAGCaaggtatttttttcttatttttttcttactttttataatcatattcttaattttaatttttattacgttaatatttctaatatatattatattaataattttatatcttaaatattaaaaaactaataaatattattaatttgaaatatcaattaataattattctgaaaaatatatacatttttttaagacagactcaattataaaatattattgaaaacattttttattttcagagatTCAACTCCATTGTTTATAGACGTTACAACGATTTCGTATCGTTGCACGAGCTTCTCTTGGCAAGATTTCCATACAGGTTGATACCGAAGTTACCACCAAAAAAAATAGTAGgaggtaaaattataaatcaagaaaaatcaacataaaatatattaaaaattattattctaaatatcctttgtttctctttccttttttcttatcgattgattactaattaaaatatatacttgtattaaatatataatatataatatatatttatagcggATTCTCAATTTCTGGAAGAAAGAAGACGGTCCTTATTAAGATTTCTCACCGTAATCGCTCGTCATCCTGTAGTGAGCAAAGACCATatcgtacaatttttctttacatatacTGGTGAAGAAACGCAACATAAAATTCGCGAAGTATTTAGGAGAGTGCCTGATGAATTTGCAACATCAGAATTATCGTCGAGGGCAAAGGAATTGGTGCCACCAGAAACGTTAACCGAATTCGCAAACAGTCGCGACCAGATAAGAGTAATACTCCTTGGAATTTCACGATTAAAGAATATTGCTGATTGTCTGGCAATTAGATCGCATAGTTATGCGGTAGACATGGCGGAATTGGGCACACAATTAAGCAATTTGGCCTCGGAACCTCATGGTACCACTACTTGGGCTACTGGTGGTTCCACCATTTGgcaagaaatgaaaaagggTTTTCACataatttcaaagtaaatatcataatataagaatttatttgcgagttaataataactttcattttaaatttttgtataaaatgaagttttataaaaaatattcctagAATTGAAAAGTATACAGCaagaatcttattatatatatagaaatttgattatataaagaaatgataaattattactgcaaattatttcaaagtaaTATATTCCGTTCActtcaacatttttaattttttctattatacttgtattatacatacagtatatttgtattatacgtACAGTAGTTGCATaacttgattatataaataataaagaaataagaattttaacttAACTAATTTATGTCCAATTTAAACTGATTTAATCagcaaatattattacaaaaaaattcacgtaattaaatattaagatgatgaatgaaaataaatgcaattaaatcttatcttattaatatttaataaatatagatgccttccagttttataaaatctcaattattaaatatcctaat
The window above is part of the Apis mellifera strain DH4 linkage group LG11, Amel_HAv3.1, whole genome shotgun sequence genome. Proteins encoded here:
- the LOC412842 gene encoding sorting nexin-8 isoform X2; translated protein: MASTDLSFGCIPAFYREVYEKICSSTSGNVEREVFKSLLVKSQLSSSVLSQIWELVDSKTGYLTRSGLYKGLALVAFAQQGKHPSDKLLENSESQELPVPVLGDLSEVTLLAQRLHKGSNPAKLNLTYSDICNLDTIEVNLVPEKKGIFLKHVEYQVTSKRFNSIVYRRYNDFVSLHELLLARFPYRLIPKLPPKKIVGADSQFLEERRRSLLRFLTVIARHPVVSKDHIVQFFFTYTGEETQHKIREVFRRVPDEFATSELSSRAKELVPPETLTEFANSRDQIRVILLGISRLKNIADCLAIRSHSYAVDMAELGTQLSNLASEPHGTTTWATGGSTIWQEMKKGFHIISKEFNLLSTRALQQAVREETMVCERLNLLLDVLVAHRILCERHERGVSADHQRALSTMLSLKKRQMQGVIRGTDSDTVEYLENKMVAQESVIANVELRNCFSLHCLHMETQLVHAHLEILATVLQSLVNVQIRGHSEIKKIKICSLKYGS